The genome window GACGTGGGTGACTTCGAAATGTTCGGTTTCCAAGGCGTAGACAAGAGTGTCAGCGATGGAGGTTTCATCTTCGACGAGAAGGACGCGGGGCATGGTGTTATTGTAGGAATTAAACCCGTAATTCCAAACTCCAAATACTCGATTTCGGCGGATTAACCGCTGGACAGGGGCGGGGATGACCCCTAGCTTGCCGTCGCATTACCTCTGTAATCAAATTATGAAAAAGAATAACATCACCTCCGTTCTTGGGGTTATCGGTCTCGCCGGCCTTGTCGGCGCAGTCTCTCTCAGCGCCCAGGATGCTACTCCACCAGTGCCTCCAGCTGCACCCCCCGCCACTCCCGTGGCCCCGCCCGAACCTCCCGCGCCCCAACTGACGGAGGCCGAGGTGAAGGACATCAGTTCCTACATTCTTGGGTTACAGTCTGCCCAGCGATTTGCTGGCTCCGGTCTGACGGCTGAAGACATGCAGACCGAGTCCTTTGTCAAAGGATTCCTTGCCGGACTCAAAGGCGACAAGCCCGAATACCCTGAGGAAAAACTGCGTGCCGCCATGGAAGCCCTTGGTAAGGCGGTCCAGGACCGTGAAGCCAAGAAGGCTGAGGCAAACCTGGCTGCCGGTAACGCATTCCTCGCGGATAACGCCAAGAAGGAAGGTGTCATCACCACCACCAGCGGCCTGCAGTATCAGGTTATCAACAAGGGAACCGACCAGAAATACGTCGCCCCTGCCGATGGTGCCCCAGACGATGGCACCAAGTTCATGGTGCACTACCGTGGCACCTTGATTGACGGCACCGAGTTTGACAAATCGCCCGACGGTGAGCCATTCCCAATGACGCTCCAGGTGATTCCCGGTTTCAAAGAGGCATTGACCACCATGCCCGTTGGTGCCAAGTGGAGGATTTTCCTGCCAGCCAACCTGGCCTATGGTTCCCGTGCGGCCGGCCCCAAGATCGGTGCCAACAGTGCCCTGATCTTCGAACTTGAGCTGGTGGAAATCCAGGCGGCTCCCGAAGCCGCGCCAGCGCCACCAGCGCCGCCCGTTCCTAGCCCGGCCCGTCCAAAGGCAAGTGCCGTGACCCCTCCCGTGCAGGTGCCCGCACCCAAGCCCGCCGAGAACAAGACTGAAAAGCCTGAGTAATCGGGGGTTGCAACCCAACCTATTTTCTACAAGGCTGTCGGGCAGAACCCGGCGGCCTTTTTTCTGTCCCTGGATTCACCCGACTTTCCGCCTGGACACAAACCAACTTATCCGAGCAATGACGAACTTTACCTTTTACGGCCATTCCTGCTTCTCTGTCGAGATTGCCGGGAAAAAGATCCTGTTTGACCCCTTCATCACCCCCAATCCCTTGGCAAAGGGAATTGATGTTGAAAGTATTGAAGCCGATTACATCCTCATCTCACACGGCCACGAAGACCATGTGGCCGATGCATTGGACATCTTGAGACGCACCGGGGCGATGCTGGTATCCAACTTTGAGATTGTGACCTGGTTTGGCCGGCAGGGCATCGACAATGCCCACCCGCTGAACCATGGCGGCAGTGTGCAGCTCCCCTTTGGTAAAGTCAAATACGTGCATGCCGTGCACTCGTCGGTCTTGCCGGACGGCAGCTACGGGGGCAATCCGGGTGGCTTTGTGATCGAGTCGGAGCAGACGCATTTCTACTTCTCCGGCGACACCGCGCTGACCTCTGACATGAAGCTGTTAGGCGAGCTGCATCGACTCGACTGGGCGGTGCTATGTGTCGGCGACAACTTCACCATGGGTCATGCCGACGCGGCGATCTGTGCCGAGTGGATCGGGGTGAAAAAAGTGGTCGGCACCCACTTCGATAGTTTCCCCTACATTGAAATCGACCACGATGCGGCCAAGGCATCCTTCGCAGACAAAGGCATCACCCTCCACCTCCCTAACATCGGAGACTCTCTCGAACTCTGAATTCTTCATTCACCAAGCACTATGTATCGCACCGGAATAGGATATGACGTCCACCAATTTGCCGAAGGCCGCCCGCTCATACTCGGTGGTGTTGAAATCGCACACAGCCACGGGCTGGCGGGTCACTCGGATGCGGATGTCCTTTGCCACGCGATCGCGGATGCGCTGTTAGGTTCGCTGGGTCTGCCCGACATTGGTCATTATTTCCCCCCAACGGATGAATCGATTGAAGGGATTTGCTCGCTGAAAATCCTGGAAAAATGCCGTGAGCTCGGCGACGAGCGGGGTGCGGTGATCCAGAACATCGATTCCTCCCTGATTGCCGAGGCACCCAAGGTGTTGCCACACGCGGAAGCCATGAAAGCCAATATCGCCGCCGCCCTGGGAATCACCCCGGGCCAGATTGGAATCAAGGCGACGACCAACGAAACCATGGGCTTTGTCGGTCGCAAAGAGGGGATGGCAGCCCTCGCATCCGCGATGATTTACCTGCCCGACGAAGTTACCTACTGACCCGACTGATGGCGAAAATCCCTGATTTGCCCGAGCAAGAACGACCGCGCGAGCGCCTGGCCCGCCTCGGGGCGTCGGCACTGAGTGACGCCGAGCTGCTGGCCATTTTCCTGCGTGCCGGTGTCCCGGGAAGCAGTGCCATCGATATTGGGCGCAAGCTGTTGAAAAAGTACGGCAGTATGACCGCCCTCGGCGGCTTGAGTGTCAAGGAACTTTCTAACGAGCAGGGTCTCGGTCCTGCCAAATCCGCCCAGATGATCGCCGCCTTCGAGCTGGGTGCGCGCTGTGCGAAGGAAAAGATGAGCCGCACCCCGATGAACAGCGCCGATGCCATTTACAAGATCATGGCACCGCGACTCGCCCATGAGCAAAAGGAATACGTCCTGATTATATTGTTAGACAGTAAGCTGCGTGCCACCC of Akkermansiaceae bacterium contains these proteins:
- the radC gene encoding DNA repair protein RadC, producing the protein MAKIPDLPEQERPRERLARLGASALSDAELLAIFLRAGVPGSSAIDIGRKLLKKYGSMTALGGLSVKELSNEQGLGPAKSAQMIAAFELGARCAKEKMSRTPMNSADAIYKIMAPRLAHEQKEYVLIILLDSKLRATRTIELSKGNADTALCEPRDVLHHVLINQASAFVLVHNHPSGDPGPSRQDLVLTKKIREACEVMRLRFVDHLIIGRPSDEHASPYYSFAGAGVLS
- a CDS encoding FKBP-type peptidyl-prolyl cis-trans isomerase, producing MKKNNITSVLGVIGLAGLVGAVSLSAQDATPPVPPAAPPATPVAPPEPPAPQLTEAEVKDISSYILGLQSAQRFAGSGLTAEDMQTESFVKGFLAGLKGDKPEYPEEKLRAAMEALGKAVQDREAKKAEANLAAGNAFLADNAKKEGVITTTSGLQYQVINKGTDQKYVAPADGAPDDGTKFMVHYRGTLIDGTEFDKSPDGEPFPMTLQVIPGFKEALTTMPVGAKWRIFLPANLAYGSRAAGPKIGANSALIFELELVEIQAAPEAAPAPPAPPVPSPARPKASAVTPPVQVPAPKPAENKTEKPE
- a CDS encoding metal-dependent hydrolase — translated: MTNFTFYGHSCFSVEIAGKKILFDPFITPNPLAKGIDVESIEADYILISHGHEDHVADALDILRRTGAMLVSNFEIVTWFGRQGIDNAHPLNHGGSVQLPFGKVKYVHAVHSSVLPDGSYGGNPGGFVIESEQTHFYFSGDTALTSDMKLLGELHRLDWAVLCVGDNFTMGHADAAICAEWIGVKKVVGTHFDSFPYIEIDHDAAKASFADKGITLHLPNIGDSLEL
- a CDS encoding 2-C-methyl-D-erythritol 2,4-cyclodiphosphate synthase, whose amino-acid sequence is MYRTGIGYDVHQFAEGRPLILGGVEIAHSHGLAGHSDADVLCHAIADALLGSLGLPDIGHYFPPTDESIEGICSLKILEKCRELGDERGAVIQNIDSSLIAEAPKVLPHAEAMKANIAAALGITPGQIGIKATTNETMGFVGRKEGMAALASAMIYLPDEVTY